The Pomacea canaliculata isolate SZHN2017 linkage group LG14, ASM307304v1, whole genome shotgun sequence genomic sequence tgtTTATAAATTCTGTGCAACATGCTCTGTTTTAGAAACTAAGCTAAAACTCGATTTCCATCCAAACTTTTGGTGGCAGCCCATAGCCGACTTGgagcaagggaaataactcatGACTAACATTCTAGCTGGACATGTtcaaattatctccctttaagtAATGTACTTTTTGAAAATTGTCCCTAAAATTATTCGGAATATATTATATGTCTCAAGCTGTTATCAGAACTATTTCATCACATGCTCGATTAATCGCGGAGACTTATTCATGTtcataaacagaaaattgtcTGCATTAGCTGTTCATATTATTATTGGGTGTGTTCATACATGGCTGCTCAGTGTATGAGTGAAAGAAACAGGACTtcacaaagttttaaatgtatGACAGTAAAAAGTAGggtgtgtttatctgtgtgtatgtgtcgtgGAAGGCCTCGTTTTATAGAAGGGTTTGTGCGTGTGATGTGTCTCGTAACAATATTCTATACAAATATAGACATCTATTCTAACGTGCACATTTTGCTTTAATATATGTTCTGTGAATTTCATCGCCTGGAacagtgatttatttatttattatgtagtGGGATCCCTTGTTTGGCAGACTGCGTACTGCTAACAGTGCTAGTTAATTGTTCTCTCCACCCTGCAACCCTTCCCTAGACCTCGCCACCCGCACGACCGAGACGTGACCCCGTACCTGTGTATATCTACCTGCCAAAAGTGCCTGCTACCTGTTCACCGCAGCACGAGGTGTCATTCGTTCTTTGTTAATTATTTCGAGGACTGGACGAGCACCTTTACTCGTTTATATGGTCATAGCTATCCATGTGGTTGCTAGTATACATAACagaattctgttaaaaaaaaataataataaataaataaatataaataaaaggagaGATATATTTCAGGAGCACTGTTGCAGATATTCTTATTATTTACTGTGTGTACCTTACTAACAACATATTGTGTAGCTAGTAATTTAGTGGCTCGAAAAAGATTCTTTTGCGAAACCTTAGAACCTTCTTGTTTCTTCCACATCTACATTACTGGGTGACATTTTGGAGCCAAGTGGGGTTCGCATCCTACAGAGAACTTGTAGTGAAGTCAGCTCTACACACACGAAAGAAGTTGATTAATTGTCTTCTCAAGGATGAATCCTTTGGGAACATTTGAACACTCGTTTCTTCACAGTTTTCCTATGTATTAAAGAATGATACAATACTTTCGATATCTACGCTCGTGTTTTCGAGATTCAGTATTTCCTGAACAATTTTATCAGCCATGCTGTGGTCAGCCATGATGCCGCCGGTACTGACGTCACAACCGGTTTTGGACCTAAATTAAGATTTAAACAGGCCAGGAAGTCCTTATTTAATTTCTCGAGATTTATGTCTGTCCTATGAATTTTATCTTCAAGGCATTAATAAGTGATATGAGATAAGTTTTTCCAGTGTGATAAGTATCATCGGTCAGGTAGGTGACTGGGACTGATGGTCTCTGAATTCACAGACATGTacaattaataaaacaaaccacaaaagaTGCCGCCTCAAGGGGACAGACGACCGTACTATCATCAACACCGCAAACCTCACTCGTCCAGAAACATTTAGGTTTACTTATCTCCCTCGGCATAGCTGCTGTGCctattaacaatttaaaaaaggaattaaGAAGATATctacataaaaaggaaaaaatttagGGTTAGTAATGAAACATGTAAGTAGCCCTCAGCCTTATAAACAGGCATCTTCACAACCACTTACAATGCTGGCAATAAGACCTTACAAACATGCTTCTCAACAAACATTTATCTGTATATAAGGCTAGCAAAGTGATATCTGGCTTCCTTTGTACTTATTGTGTATGTGTCCGGATTCATGTGCTTGAATAAATAGCTGCCATTAATTTATGGatggaagaaagtgtaaagaaaaaagttatagaCACAATCTTCAAACTGTGTCTCCAAAATGTGCTAAATTCTCGAACGTAGACCACGAcaagattttcttttagaaattaaaaacatttttcttcgcACAGAGGTGCAGATcgtcctccatttttttttacatgtgatATCTTTACggtaataaataaagaatttcttttatgtttacCTGCGTTCATGTCAGTAATCGGATTACAAGCAGAAATTTGGagactgttgttttctttctaagcAATCCAGGTAATCTAAAAACTAATTGACGTAAAATCCATCACTGGTCAGGTCACGTGGTAGTTCTTTCAGCCCTCGGCACAGACTAAGCTGTCAATCCACACCTTACCTTCATCTACAAATAGCCACCGTATATATACAACCACCCACTTCTCTGCCTTCCAGAAGCTTGACGGGCAACAGACTTgattttgaaagagaaaaatggaacATTCACATGGGCATGAGTGGGTGGAAGAAATCGTCAAAAAGGATGTGGTCTTACCTCGCCTGTGGGTATGTATTTATGGGCATTTTTATAcggattttacttttttttaaatgcatgttaCACGGTTTTACACTCATCTTTCGACTTATATATGGATTCATGCGGATGCTACCTGTGAGCCATTTCAGtctgtttgttatttgttaatcGATTAGGGTATCAGTCCCTTGATACAAATTTTAAGTTTGAAGAATTAGGTGATGACACACAGAAAACATATACcggtccaaaaaaaaaaaaatctcataaaaataaaatcggGGTGTACACTAGTTTTGTAAAAAGAGTTTCGGAAGTGTACATTGTTTATATAATCTAAAATGCTTATGTGGAGTTCTAAGACGAAGAAATTGGTTTGctacttttaataaattattatttagtttatttcgTTGACAGTGATGCTTCTGttactaataatattttaaatatacttggctTAATATACTTGGCTTAAACTGACAGTCAGACTGAATCTTTCATTTCTGTAGCACAGGTATGTTGGCCATCACGACAACAAATTGTTATGAAGTCCCTGTAGACATTCTTTCTCTACACAACTACTCCAACACTTAGTTTATGTGTGGGTGTGCCTGTGTTCAGGCAGTAAATCTGGGTGGGTCAAGCTtcagtaattttaattttgctcaCAAAAATTGTGGAATAGCCCTTGCAGGGGTatctgtttgcatgtgtgcctgtgtatgtgttcatGAATTCTGTGTACCTTCTCTtcccattaatttttttttaatttttcgttCAAGTTGTCTGCTAAGTTTTATCGAGTTGTTTCCCCCATATGTCAGGTCTTTCTATTACTTAAAAATACCATGTACAAATATTTAACGAACTTTCGTGGAAGGGCGAAGCGAATGATGTCAAAACAGATGAGAATTGTGAAtgttatgtttttaatatttgtgttgtGTCTTGCCTTTAGTCTGTTGTTTTTCCACAGACTTTATTGCCCCACCTCAGCTTAGTTCACCCTCTACACATTCGTCCATGTTGTTGAACTTCTCACCTTGTGTACATCACATGACGTCACGTCACCTCACTTCCGTCTTCGTTATTTACTGTTGATATTTTGATGACATTCTTTGCTTTCTatgctttttttaactttcttttgaGCAACTACAACAGCACATTTCTATAAACATACATCTTCAATGgtgttataaatatatacatcagagattcctcccaactccaggaaaccttgtaaatatatgcacatatataatttttttaaccactaattttgtacatatccaccttcctttatgtttactacaaattattctataATTCCTAGTTActtcatttacatatttaattttttttccctgtaaagggcgagggctaaatggaaaaaaatattttcttggttattttacctctcgttgataaagaattgtcattgtcaattcattgtcattgtcattgtcattgtcagtacAGGTATTTATGTAAGTTTCCcacaaaactaataataaacagCTTTGTTGACAACTCTACATCCTCAACTTGCAGCGGCAGCCATCACTTGATGTGGCTTACAATCAGAGTTGTCTCCCAGGCCCCTACTTCCGCTCTCAGCCTCATTTCGTCAGCCGCTTCGATAACCTGGAGGAAGAAAGCTCAAGGAGTGAGAAACACAGAAGACGGTCGTCTAAATGTCGTCTTTGTGCcgccaccatcatcatccttgGTGTCATTGCTGCTGTTATCACCGCGTTGGTTACGACACTCGTGTTGAGTCAAACCAGAGGTAAGTCCCCAGCGGTTgacttaataaaataaaataaaataaaataaaataaaataaaataaaataaaataaaataaaataaaataaaataaaataaaataaaagggtcatcccctaacctctTCAGGTCGTTGGGTGAGGTGTTGGAGACCTTAGTTTTCTTGGAGTCAGTTTTATGTGAGGGCTgtgcctatctcctctcccttaccttccccaacaaacattgtttcattccaacaaacaaacaaaactaaagaactCTGCATCAAACAGCTCGTTTAGTTTTGGTATCTGTTTATCGagttaaaaattcttttctccCAAGTCGCAAACAATCCAGTGCAGTTGAGTAATTTTAAGGATTGGCTGACTAACGTGGTTGAAGTAGattgtggaaagaaaaaatgatttatgaGCTGGACCAGCACAATCATTtcaaacacttaaaataaaagagattgGAAACAGAAGGTTCGTCTAGATGTCACACAACCCCAAACAGTATGTCTGTAAATTTATGTCACCATACCCATGTctggatttttaatattttgctttaaaaaactatttctttttgctATTGTTTAGAAGAATgtctaaatatataaaagttcAAAATCTTTTCAGTAAATGAGTCATGTTCATCTGAGATAAGgcttacaaacattaaaaataagttgggtaatatttaaaaaggattgcgaaaatatcttttcaaacatttccatTTAATTACAATATGCTggtttacaattttaaattgtCAGTAAACaccaaaataatttacagtttACATGTATCATTCAGTTCTTAACACTTGGGTAGCTATATATTACTGATACCTGTCGTGCAAAGAACTGATTTTGCAAAGACAAATTGAACTTTTGATTATcgtctggtttttattttggcaaaaattataatttgccAACTGTCACTACTTCTGATATAACATCAACCGACAACACCACCATTCCCACGATTTCGTCAGCAGCTACTGGAGGTGTAacaccagctgacaccactACCAGCTCCTCACCTCCGCAGGGCACCACTGACGGTGCATCTGCAGCTGCGACGCCCACCATCTCCTCGACTTCTTCGGGCACCAGCGACGGTGCTACTGGCAGTGACACCACCACCGTTTCTTCTCTTTTGCCGCACACCAGCGACGGTGGAATTGCAACTTACAGCTCCACCAAACGCACGCCATCGCCGGCCGTCAGGGGTGATGTATCACCAgatgccaccaccaccacttcctcACTTTCGACGGGCACCAGCGACGGTTCAACTGCTACTGACACCACCACCCCCTCTCCTTCGACCGGCACCAGCGATAATGCAACTGACactgacaccaccaccaccccctcaCTTTCGACTGGCACTAGTGACGGTTCAACTGCCACTGACACCACCACCCCCTCTCCTTCGACCGGCACCAGCGATAATGCAACTGCCactgacaccaccaccacctcactTTCGACTGGCACTAGTGACGGTTCAACTGCCACTGACACCACCACCCCCTCACTTTCGACTGGCACTAGTGACGGTTCAACTGCCACTGACACCACCAAGCCATCACTTTCGACTGGCACTAGTGACGGTTCAACTGCCACTGACACCACCAAGCCATCACTTTCGACTGGCACTAGTGACGGTTCAACTGCCACTGACACCACCAAGCCATCACTTTCGACTGGCACTAGTGACGGTTCAACTGCCACTGACACCACCACCCCCTCTCCTTCGACCGGCACCAGCGATAATGCAACTGCCactgacaccaccaccacctcactTTCGACTGGCACTAGTGACGGTTCAACTGCCACTGACACCACCACCCCTCACTTTCGACTGGCACTAGTGACGGTTCAACTGCCACTGACACCACCAAGCCATCACTTTCGACTGGCACTAGTGACGGTTCAACTGCCACTGACACCACCAAGCCATCACTTTCGACTGGCACTAGTGACGGTTCAACTGCCACTGACACCACCAAGCCATCACTTTCGACTGGCACTAGTGACGGTTCAACTGACACTGACACCACCACCCCATCACTTTCGACTGGCACTAGTGACGGTTCAACTGACACTGACACCACCACCCCATCACTTTCGACTGGCACTAGTGACGGTTCAACTGCCACTGACACCACCACCCCATCACTTTCGACTGGCACTAGTGACGGTTCAACTGCCACTGACACCACCACCCCATCACTTTCGACTGGCACTAGTGACGGTTCAACTGCCACTGACACCACCAAGCCATCACTTTCGACTGGCACTAGTGACGGTTCAACTGCCACTGACACCACCACCCCATCACTTTCGACTGGCACTAGTGACGGTTCAACTGCCACTGACACCACCCCCTCACTTTCGACTGGCACTAGTGACGGTTCAACTGCCACTGACACCACCACCATTTCCTTGACGACCTCCACTGATTCTACTACAACATAAAGCAACAAAACTAACACCACTCACTGACCACCATGCATCATGTACAACGGCACGAGACACCGCAAagaacaccaccaccactacaactgCCACTTAGAGCACTTCttgactttttttgtcttttattcgaaGATGTATTACAAGTGTTTTCATATAAAAATCAACACTGATAAACCCAGACCACCTTCTGGGAAAGATTTTGGCATCACAGGCATGCAAGTTTTTTCACAGACAGTTTTCTAATCTCGGCTTAAATTTATGTTCTTAGTATCCTACTTACAGGCTGTTTAAGTTAATAACCTCTCTCCTCCTTCAACTCGTTGGTCCGCCATGAGCTCTTTTGTTGAGTCTGGCTGAGTAGACGACTTTCCACTAGACACCGACGACttctttcactcatttttaAGACTTTCCGTGCAATTCATCCAACGGCGGTTATTGAAAGTTAAACAGAAAAGTCTGGTGTATAAAATGTGACTTAAGGCCCGACATGCACACCGGCCCAGATGTTCCACGCTGAGCTGACTCCACTACTTTCATTTGAAGACAAGGAGCAGGCAAGATAGGGGATTGTCTACACCAGTTTGAATATGTTCGACAAGAATTCCAATGTAGTACTCCTCGTTTCATCAGACAGGAGATGTTAAGTGTTTGTCCTAAGCAAAGATTTGATGAGCTGGCAGCAGTACATGAcaattcatgcattttttttttactactctTTTAATGAGCTTGGCTTGAATTAGAcgattacaacaacaacaacaacaaccaattTTATTAGTCCCCAGTGGGCAATGAGATAATAAGTAGGAGTATATCGGAATCAATTAATGATGTCACAACATTCATCTTTCACCCTGATTTTCTCGGATCCTGGAAAATTGTTTAGCTCCCATTGTAATCGGTTATTTAGCTTTGAGcggttatttttgtatatttaactTACTTTCATACTCAAGATGTAATATTGGGCTCTAAGTGATTAAACATTCGTTGTCGACAGTCATTGTGGACCAGTGAAAGCCTGTACTCGTGGGTGGATGTACCCTGTCTCATTGTTTCTTTGTCCAGTGCTGATGGCGTCTTCACCAGAGGCTGACGGGGACTGCTTGTTGTCAGAATTTCAGATACAGGCGGTTGCAGATGGCTGACAGCCAACATGTTACTATCCTTAGGTCTGTTTTCAGATTCCTGCAGTAATAATTCAATTGAGTTGAGCATAACTGTCATCTTTATAAACTGGTCATCGTACTTTCTCGTCCTTTAAGGCCGTCCAGACGGAGAGCGCTGTTCAGTgctgctggtcacgtgatttcCATTCGTATTGTCGGAACTCTTGTATCGTATTTGGAGCCATCCACTGATGTCAAacgttttcttgtttgtttttgttaccaCTACACATGGCTTGATGCACTCTCTGTGTACTTGCTTTTTTTCGcttttatatttagttttgatGCATTTCACGGCATTGAGGGACACTGTCAAACACATGTAGTAATAGTAATGCCGATAATTCCAATACAATGTACTGTCACACCTAAACACTGCAACTGTAACATATATTCTACATTTAATTCATGGCGTCAattctatgtttattttttgtccctattctagaataaaaaaaggtaaaattatCCGATGGACTTTACCTTTATGATGTGTAATACTTTTCTGTGCCTTGCATatgatatacaaaaatattttcaaccatgatctttgtaaatatttatctacggttgtatatacagtggtacctcgacatacgagtgccctgacatacgagtgttttgagatacgagccgccgagcgagcgatattttgcttcgagataagagcaagatttgagatacgaggaatcgcacactacaccgctgcacacgaccccaacatgcggggcggatgttagggtcgtgtgcagcgtctaacagtttctcccacctcagactagacctcagtctgtgcttgtttccctcgttttcgaagcatttttgataagttgggttcgcgtttttttgctttttgtacatttacaaaacattatcccatttatttttagaaccatgggtccgaagaagaagatgatgtctattgaattaaagcgcgaaatcgtagaaacacatgagcaaggtgtgcgagtaattgacttggcgaggatgtccgggcgtagcacatcaatgatatgttctgagcttaaacaggagttgataaaaagggtacaacgccagctaggggtgttacaataatttctaagctccggacttctctccatgaaaagatggagaaactattgactgtgtgggtgacagagaagcagcttgaaggaggaaccttaacacaaagcatcatgtgtgagaaggcacgagcgatttacggtgatttgctgaagcagatcccacacacttccacaaacgaagaatttaatatgtttttatagaatatgtatttgttattcataaataaatgtttcttcttgtaaatacactttttcttattcaaaaacacttaacaaaaacaactgaggtggtgttttgggagctggaatgGATTAATAGCATTTCAAtaaatttcaatggggaaaattgctttgagatacgagcaatttgacatacgagcaagattacggaacgaattaaactcgtatgtcgaggtaccactgtattacTATTGTGCtagctgaatttaaaaaaataaaataaaataggcacatttctgttaaaatcCTGCATTTCAAGACAGTGTCTGATTATTCCTGTCACAATTTATACATTTCCTGCAAAAGATTATGCTAACAGCCCAGAATTTTCTTCAGCCTTCGGGGATCCTAGATGACTACATACGCAATTCAACATCATTCACACTGATTACATCAGCCTACTTGGCAATGTCAATAATGTTAATGAAACAGTTGGGCGTTTGTTAATTACTTACTGAACTTTTTAGAAACAGGTGATTGTAACAACAGtctgtttatattatttctgaACTTGTTGGTATACACTTCAAAATGAACAGTACAGCAAACAGAACTTCcactgtgctttgaaaaaagaaaaaatcgcAAAAATCTTGTaagaatgaaggaatgaaacaACTACAGTACCTTGCACTAAACCGCAAATACAACGGTTAAGGCTGAAAACAAGTGGTTAGGGCAAGTTGCTGAAAGTTGTTTAGGTCCTGTACGATGATTTGATTCCCTCTTGTGATCTTAACGTCTGCGAGCATACGGGGAGAACGCCGCCTTTTTCACCTCTCAATACGAGAGCtctcgtgtcgtctgctttcctGCTGCTGCAGACTATCGCACtcctctctcatacacatgcaGGTCATGTGTCATGGATAAATATAATATACTTACGCTATTGcctttgcaattttttaaaatgtagagaGATTGTCAGAGAGATGGTACAAAAACAAACCCTATTGAACCTGACTCTGAAAATCCGTCTTCACTTAGTAGCGGTTTGATTCACTGTCTCCTGCCTACGGCAGAACGAGTGACTGCAGTTGTTACACGAATGTCTGGTGACACCGGGACTGAATGTTTACACATTATGTTATGCCAACAATTTATCAATATGGTTTTTAAGTTGTTTGGAAATGTGAGGGTGAaggtaataataaattatttttgcgaGAGTTTAAGACTTGTTGACTTTTCTGAGCGAGATTGGCATAGTGAAATAGTTGGTAGCAGGTATACCTTCACTTTTATAGTTATTTGAAATCTTTGC encodes the following:
- the LOC112554849 gene encoding mucin-2-like produces the protein MEHSHGHEWVEEIVKKDVVLPRLWRQPSLDVAYNQSCLPGPYFRSQPHFVSRFDNLEEESSRSEKHRRRSSKCRLCAATIIILGVIAAVITALVTTLVLSQTRAATGGVTPADTTTSSSPPQGTTDGASAAATPTISSTSSGTSDGATGSDTTTVSSLLPHTSDGGIATYSSTKRTPSPAVRGDVSPDATTTTSSLSTGTSDGSTATDTTTPSPSTGTSDNATDTDTTTTPSLSTGTSDGSTATDTTTPSPSTGTSDNATATDTTTTSLSTGTSDGSTATDTTTPSLSTGTSDGSTATDTTKPSLSTGTSDGSTATDTTKPSLSTGTSDGSTATDTTKPSLSTGTSDGSTATDTTTPSPSTGTSDNATATDTTTTSLSTGTSDGSTATDTTTPHFRLALVTVQLPLTPPSHHFRLALVTVQLPLTPPSHHFRLALVTVQLPLTPPSHHFRLALVTVQLTLTPPPHHFRLALVTVQLTLTPPPHHFRLALVTVQLPLTPPPHHFRLALVTVQLPLTPPPHHFRLALVTVQLPLTPPSHHFRLALVTVQLPLTPPPHHFRLALVTVQLPLTPPPHFRLALVTVQLPLTPPPFP